The following is a genomic window from Sandaracinaceae bacterium.
CGCGTCACCGTGCGCGCCCTTCAGCTGAACAGCATCGTGACGCGCGCCTTCGACTGCCCGAACGCCGCACTGACGCACGTCCTCGAGCACCCTCCCGACGTGGTCCTCACCGACTACTCCATGCCGCGGCTCACCGGGGGGGAGCTCAGCCGGGCGTTCCGCGCCCGCCTCGGCGCGGCGTGCCCCTTCATCGTTCTATGGACGGGCGCGCGTTCGCGCCTCTCCGAAGCGGACATGAACGCGGCCGACGCTCTGCTGGACAAGCCTTGCTCCATCGATCGCCTTGCTCGGCTGATACAGCGAGGCGCCCGGCTCCA
Proteins encoded in this region:
- a CDS encoding response regulator — encoded protein: MAEPVQLVVVDDDLMLLRVTVRALQLNSIVTRAFDCPNAALTHVLEHPPDVVLTDYSMPRLTGGELSRAFRARLGAACPFIVLWTGARSRLSEADMNAADALLDKPCSIDRLARLIQRGARLHRRRCSGVQSLASSSRGRLDEDVG